The nucleotide sequence CGTCGTGCTGCGCGGGCTCGTCACCACCGAGGAAGAAAAGCGGATGGCCGAGGAGGACGTGTGGTACGTCGAGGGCGTCCGCGACGTGGTGAACGAGCTGTACGTGCAGCCGATGCCGGCGGGGCGCGAGCCCATGCGTTCGGGGCCCGCGCCGATCGCCTGAAGCGCTGCAGGACGAGGCGCGAAGCCTCGTCGCCCGCTCAAAAGCAGCGGCGGAAACGCGGCGATCGCGCCGCCCGCGCGCCGCGCCGGCTCGTCTCGGGATCCCGCTTTCCGGTGCGAACGGCGCGAGCGGCCGCCCCGGTCGCCGACGCTTTTCCTTCCACTCTCGCGTGTTCGCACCCGGTCTTCACGCGCGGTCGCAGCCCGCTTCGCGCCCGCGCAACACTTCGCGCAAAACCAACAACGCTTCGGGCAAGTCCTCTAGGGAATCACCGTCCTGTCCGCTTCCGGCGGCCGCTTTAGATTGGCTGCACCGTTCACCCGCACAAGGGAGGTGCACCATGCGTCGGTTCGCGTTCGCTTGCCTGTTCGTCCTGCCGCTCTACGCCGTGCCGTCGTTCGCTCAGGACGAACTGCCCTCGCTCCATACCCATGGCCCGCGCGCGCAGGACGGCGAGTCGGTCCGGCTCGACGAGCTCGCCCCGGGTCTGCGCCGCCTGCGACAGGGAACGTTCGACGTCCCGTTCGGAACGCTCGACTACCGGTTGGTGAGCCGCGGCCTGCGGGCCGATCTCCGGTTCGCCGGCGCGGCGGCCGCCGTGCTCGTCGGTTATCGCGGCGGCGAACCGCGCCTGGAGCTCGCCGAGTGGCGCGCGTACCGCGGGAACGTCAGGCTTGCCGTCACCGCCCGCGACGGCGATGGCGGTTATCGCCTGGAGTTCACGCGGAGCTTCTGAGAGCCGGCGCCCGCCCCGACTCGCGCGCGGCTATTCGAACCGCACGCTCACTTCCCCGACGCCGGAGAAGCGGGCCCGCCACGCCCCGGCGGCCGTCACGTCGTGCTTCGAAAAGGAGCCGGTGATGACGCGCATGCCGGCCTCCAGCGCTTCGCCGTGCTCCGCCAGCATGTTCGCGAGGATCGAGAGCGAGAGGAAATGATCGTCGATGTGCCCGGCGTCGCCGAGGGCCTGCGCGACGACCGCGCCGTCGCGGCGGCATTCCATCGACACGCGCGAAAAATCGAAACCGGCCGGCGGCGGCGCGAGCGTTTCCCCGGTCACCAGTCCCCATTGGCTCAGGTTGTCCGCGACGTTGAGCGGAAAATCCGCGACGCCCTGCGCCCGGTTCTGGTTCAGCTCGAAGGCCGCGCCCGCCGCCGACACGGCGGCGCGGGCCTGCGCGGGCGTCACGCCCGGCCCACGCAGCGTCGTGCCGATCGTGAAGCAGAGCTCGGGCTCGATCGCCGCATGCGGGAAGCGCGCGAGCGGAACCGTTGCGCCGGACGGGTAGACGTCGGCGGCCATGATGTGTCCGAACGGCCGCGCGTCCGTCCCGTAACGCCGGCGCACGCGCTCCGAAGTGAGGCCGACCTTCCACCCCGCCTGCCTGCCGCCGGACGCGAGTTTTCGGTCCCGCACACCGAGCTGCACGCGCAACC is from Sulfurifustis variabilis and encodes:
- a CDS encoding 2-keto-4-pentenoate hydratase, with the protein product MDLQQASELIWSESRSGRFFPEALRGRLSLAEGLRVQLGVRDRKLASGGRQAGWKVGLTSERVRRRYGTDARPFGHIMAADVYPSGATVPLARFPHAAIEPELCFTIGTTLRGPGVTPAQARAAVSAAGAAFELNQNRAQGVADFPLNVADNLSQWGLVTGETLAPPPAGFDFSRVSMECRRDGAVVAQALGDAGHIDDHFLSLSILANMLAEHGEALEAGMRVITGSFSKHDVTAAGAWRARFSGVGEVSVRFE